One part of the Oceanihabitans sp. IOP_32 genome encodes these proteins:
- a CDS encoding CYTH domain-containing protein — protein sequence MIEIERKFLVNSDKFKEEAFKDTRIVQGFLNRDPQRTVRVRLHGDTGVLTVKGASSNRGLSRFEWEKQIEKHEAEALLNYCETGIIDKTRYEVKVNDHIFEVDVFNGDNVGLIIAEIELEHENEAFEKPKWLGQEVTGQIKYYNSQLSKCPFNTWGLNTNK from the coding sequence ATGATAGAGATAGAACGTAAATTTTTAGTAAACTCAGACAAATTTAAAGAAGAAGCTTTTAAAGACACCCGTATTGTACAAGGGTTTTTAAATCGAGATCCCCAACGTACTGTGCGAGTGCGATTACATGGCGATACAGGTGTTTTAACCGTAAAAGGAGCTTCTTCAAACCGTGGTTTATCGCGTTTTGAATGGGAAAAACAAATTGAAAAACACGAAGCAGAAGCACTCTTAAACTATTGCGAAACTGGTATTATTGATAAAACACGATATGAGGTTAAAGTTAACGACCATATATTTGAAGTCGATGTGTTTAATGGCGACAATGTAGGTTTAATTATTGCTGAAATTGAATTAGAACATGAAAACGAGGCTTTCGAAAAGCCGAAATGGTTGGGTCAAGAAGTCACTGGACAAATAAAATACTACAATTCTCAACTAAGTAAATGCCCTTTCAACACTTGGGGTCTTAACACTAATAAATAA
- the dinB gene encoding DNA polymerase IV → MIDDLPIRKIIHVDMDAFYASVEQLDNPDLKGKPLAVGGGGKRGVVSAASYEARVFGVKSAMAGHLAAKLCPELIFVPPRFERYAEISKQIKSIFYEYTNLVEPLSLDEAYLDVTENKKGNPSASLLASEIRARILNEIGLTASAGISINKFIAKVASDFNKPNGQKTVNPEEVIAFLESLEIRKFYGVGKVTAEKMYQNGIFTGLDLKQKSLEYLVENFGKSGQYYYNIVRGIQHSPVKPNRIRKSLAAERTFSENLSSEIFMLEKLKHIADEVSRRLTKSKVAGKTITLKIKYSDFTIQTRSKTLPYYISDTSIILETAKDLLYQEKLKNSVRLLGISLSNLNTETTKKIARKSVSVQLKFEF, encoded by the coding sequence ATGATAGACGATTTACCAATTCGGAAAATAATTCATGTGGATATGGACGCGTTTTACGCTTCGGTAGAACAGTTGGATAATCCAGATTTAAAAGGTAAGCCTTTAGCTGTGGGCGGTGGTGGTAAACGTGGGGTGGTTAGCGCTGCAAGTTACGAGGCTAGAGTTTTTGGAGTAAAAAGTGCCATGGCAGGTCATTTAGCAGCAAAATTATGTCCAGAATTAATATTTGTGCCGCCTCGATTTGAGCGCTATGCTGAAATTTCAAAACAAATAAAATCAATTTTTTATGAGTATACTAATTTAGTTGAGCCACTGTCGCTAGACGAAGCGTATTTAGATGTTACCGAAAATAAAAAAGGAAATCCAAGTGCTTCTTTATTAGCAAGCGAGATTAGAGCACGTATTCTTAATGAGATTGGTTTAACGGCATCGGCTGGAATTTCTATTAATAAGTTTATCGCAAAAGTAGCTAGTGATTTTAATAAGCCCAACGGACAAAAAACTGTAAATCCAGAAGAAGTCATAGCGTTTTTGGAAAGTTTAGAGATACGAAAGTTTTATGGTGTTGGTAAAGTGACCGCCGAAAAAATGTATCAAAATGGTATTTTTACGGGATTGGATTTAAAACAAAAATCTTTAGAGTATTTGGTAGAAAATTTTGGTAAATCTGGTCAATATTACTACAATATTGTTAGGGGTATTCAGCACAGTCCAGTAAAACCTAATAGAATTCGAAAGAGCCTTGCTGCCGAGCGTACTTTTAGTGAAAATCTGTCGTCTGAGATTTTTATGCTCGAAAAATTAAAGCATATCGCAGATGAGGTTTCGCGACGTTTAACCAAAAGCAAAGTCGCCGGAAAAACAATAACCTTAAAAATAAAGTATAGCGATTTTACAATACAAACTCGAAGTAAGACCTTACCGTATTATATCAGTGATACTAGTATTATTTTAGAAACGGCTAAAGATTTGCTGTATCAAGAAAAATTAAAAAATTCTGTTAGGCTTTTAGGTATTTCTCTTTCTAATTTAAATACCGAAACGACAAAAAAAATAGCACGCAAAAGTGTCAGTGTTCAGCTTAAATTCGAATTCTAA
- a CDS encoding saccharopine dehydrogenase family protein — MRKILVIGSGKSTSYLIKYLLNKSESENLHLTIGDIDIEPAKKLINNHSNATAIKLDVFNEASRIKAIKNADIVVSMLPARFHIEVAKDCINYKKNMVTASYVSPEMQALNQDAKAHGLILMNEIGVDPGIDHMSAMHVLDRIRDKGGKIILFESFTGGLVAPESDNNLWNYKFTWNPRNVVIAGQGSAAKFLQEGTYKYIPYNRLFRRTEFLDIDGFGRFEAYANRDSLKYQSVYGLDHTKSLYRGTIRRVGFSRAWNIFVALGMTDDSYTIDDSENMSYRDFVNAFLPYSPTDSVELKLRHALKIDQDDIIWDKLVELDIFNDSKQVGLKKATPAQILQKILMDSWTLEPQDKDMIVMYHKFGYELDGKKHQIDATMVTLGEDQTYTAMAKTVGLPVAMATLAILNNKITTPGVQIPINKEVYEPILKELEAYGIVFKEKQVPYLGYNPETL; from the coding sequence ATGCGAAAAATTTTAGTTATTGGTTCTGGTAAATCCACATCTTACCTTATAAAATACTTGTTAAATAAGTCTGAATCTGAGAACCTTCACCTTACCATTGGCGATATTGATATAGAACCAGCTAAAAAATTAATTAATAATCATAGCAATGCCACAGCCATAAAACTGGATGTTTTTAATGAAGCTTCTCGAATTAAAGCTATAAAAAACGCAGATATTGTTGTCTCGATGTTACCCGCCCGTTTTCATATTGAAGTTGCTAAAGACTGCATCAACTACAAGAAAAATATGGTAACTGCATCTTACGTTAGCCCCGAAATGCAAGCTTTAAATCAAGATGCTAAAGCTCATGGCCTTATTTTAATGAATGAAATTGGAGTAGATCCTGGTATAGATCACATGAGTGCTATGCACGTTTTAGATCGTATTAGAGATAAAGGCGGTAAAATTATTTTGTTTGAATCGTTTACGGGTGGCTTAGTTGCTCCAGAAAGTGATAATAACCTGTGGAACTATAAATTTACATGGAACCCTAGAAACGTAGTTATTGCAGGACAAGGTAGTGCTGCAAAATTTTTACAAGAAGGCACTTATAAATACATTCCATACAACCGATTGTTTAGACGCACAGAATTTTTAGATATCGACGGTTTTGGTCGCTTTGAAGCTTATGCCAATCGGGACTCCTTAAAATACCAAAGTGTTTATGGTTTAGACCATACTAAATCGCTTTACCGAGGCACCATACGCCGTGTGGGGTTTAGCCGTGCTTGGAATATTTTTGTTGCCTTAGGAATGACCGACGATAGCTATACTATCGACGATAGTGAAAATATGAGTTATCGCGATTTTGTAAATGCCTTTTTACCGTACAGCCCAACAGATTCTGTTGAATTAAAATTAAGACACGCCCTAAAAATAGATCAAGACGATATTATTTGGGATAAATTAGTTGAGCTTGATATTTTTAACGACAGCAAGCAAGTAGGTCTTAAAAAAGCAACACCTGCACAAATTCTTCAAAAAATATTAATGGACAGTTGGACCTTAGAACCTCAGGATAAAGATATGATTGTAATGTATCATAAATTTGGTTACGAACTAGATGGCAAAAAACATCAAATAGACGCCACCATGGTAACCCTTGGCGAAGACCAAACTTATACGGCCATGGCAAAAACTGTGGGCTTACCAGTCGCCATGGCAACACTTGCAATACTTAATAATAAGATTACAACACCTGGTGTACAAATACCAATTAATAAAGAGGTTTACGAGCCAATTTTAAAAGAACTGGAAGCTTATGGTATTGTTTTTAAAGAAAAACAAGTGCCCTATTTAGGATATAACCCAGAAACACTTTAA